In a genomic window of Glycine max cultivar Williams 82 chromosome 13, Glycine_max_v4.0, whole genome shotgun sequence:
- the LOC100805795 gene encoding probable protein phosphatase 2C 76 isoform X1, translated as MVCSSCVRSLVVQAGTFVNRVRINEFGRSLLAVQSFSHWPIREYKTITGMMVDTGSMSSAGPLVDMMPEKDDDGRFASGGWKSEDGRLSCGYSSFRGKRVTMEDFYDIKTLKIGGQSICLFGIFDGHGGSRAAEYLKEHLFDNLLKHPNFLTDAKLAISETYQQTDANFLDSEKDTFRDDGSTASTAILVDSHLYVANVGDSRTIISKAGKAIALSEDHKPNRSDERKRIENAGGVVMWAGTWRVGGVLAMSRAFGNRMLKQFVVAEPEIQDQEIDEQIELLILASDGLWDVVQNDDAVSLARTEEEPEAAARKLTEAAFSRGSADNITCIVVRFHHEKAEVANPDKAESTSTQHE; from the exons ATGGTATGCAGCAGTTGTGTAAGGTCTTTGGTTGTTCAAGCTGGAACCTTCGTCAACAGAGTGAGAATCAACGAATTTGGGAGGAGTTTGCTGGCGGTTCAGAGTTTTTCTCATTGGCCGATTCGTGAATACAAGACAATCACAGGGATGATGGTTGATACGGGTTCTATGTCAAGTGCTGGACCCCTTGTTGATATGATGCCAGAGAAAGATGATGATGGTCGATTTGCTAGTGGAGGGTGGAAAAG TGAAGATGGAAGACTTAGCTGTGGTTATTCAAGTTTTAGGGGAAAGAGAGTGACAATGGaagatttttatgatattaagACATTGAAGATTGGTGGCCAATCAATATGCTTATTTGGAATATTTGATG GTCATGGTGGTTCTCGTGCTGCTGAGTATTTAAAGGAGCATCTTTTTGATAATCTCTTGAAGCATCCAAATTTTTTGACAGATGCCAAATTGGCTATAA GTGAAACATATCAACAGACTGATGCTAATTTTCTGGATTCCGAAAAGGACACCTTCAGGGATGATGGATCTACAGCTTCAACAGCAATTTTGGTTGATAGCCATCTTTATGTAGCTAATGTTGGAGATTCTAGGACTATAATATCAAAAGCTGGTAAAG caATTGCTCTCTCTGAGGATCATAAGCCAAATAGAAGTGATGAGCGGAAGAGAATTGAGAATGCTGGTGGTGTTGTCATGTGGGCAG GTACTTGGAGGGTAGGAGGGGTGCTAGCAATGTCTCGTGCCTTTGGTAACCGCATGCTGAAGCAGTTTGTAGTAGCAGAACCTGAGATCCAG GACCAGGAGATAGATGAACAAATTGAATTGCTTATTCTTGCAAGTGATGGACTCTGGGATGTAGTACAAAATGAC GATGCTGTTTCTCTTGCCCGCACGGAAGAGGAGCCTGAGGCAGCCGCACGAAAGTTAACAGAAGCAGCATTTTCTCGTGGGAGTGCAGATAACATTACATGCATTGTGGTGCGATTCCACCATGAGAAAGCAGAAGTAGCTAATCCTGATAAAGCAGAATCAACTAGTACTCAGCATGAGTAG
- the LOC100805795 gene encoding probable protein phosphatase 2C 76 isoform X2 has protein sequence MMMVDLLVEGGKDGRLSCGYSSFRGKRVTMEDFYDIKTLKIGGQSICLFGIFDGHGGSRAAEYLKEHLFDNLLKHPNFLTDAKLAISETYQQTDANFLDSEKDTFRDDGSTASTAILVDSHLYVANVGDSRTIISKAGKAIALSEDHKPNRSDERKRIENAGGVVMWAGTWRVGGVLAMSRAFGNRMLKQFVVAEPEIQDQEIDEQIELLILASDGLWDVVQNDDAVSLARTEEEPEAAARKLTEAAFSRGSADNITCIVVRFHHEKAEVANPDKAESTSTQHE, from the exons ATGATGATGGTCGATTTGCTAGTGGAGGGTGGAAAAG ATGGAAGACTTAGCTGTGGTTATTCAAGTTTTAGGGGAAAGAGAGTGACAATGGaagatttttatgatattaagACATTGAAGATTGGTGGCCAATCAATATGCTTATTTGGAATATTTGATG GTCATGGTGGTTCTCGTGCTGCTGAGTATTTAAAGGAGCATCTTTTTGATAATCTCTTGAAGCATCCAAATTTTTTGACAGATGCCAAATTGGCTATAA GTGAAACATATCAACAGACTGATGCTAATTTTCTGGATTCCGAAAAGGACACCTTCAGGGATGATGGATCTACAGCTTCAACAGCAATTTTGGTTGATAGCCATCTTTATGTAGCTAATGTTGGAGATTCTAGGACTATAATATCAAAAGCTGGTAAAG caATTGCTCTCTCTGAGGATCATAAGCCAAATAGAAGTGATGAGCGGAAGAGAATTGAGAATGCTGGTGGTGTTGTCATGTGGGCAG GTACTTGGAGGGTAGGAGGGGTGCTAGCAATGTCTCGTGCCTTTGGTAACCGCATGCTGAAGCAGTTTGTAGTAGCAGAACCTGAGATCCAG GACCAGGAGATAGATGAACAAATTGAATTGCTTATTCTTGCAAGTGATGGACTCTGGGATGTAGTACAAAATGAC GATGCTGTTTCTCTTGCCCGCACGGAAGAGGAGCCTGAGGCAGCCGCACGAAAGTTAACAGAAGCAGCATTTTCTCGTGGGAGTGCAGATAACATTACATGCATTGTGGTGCGATTCCACCATGAGAAAGCAGAAGTAGCTAATCCTGATAAAGCAGAATCAACTAGTACTCAGCATGAGTAG